The following proteins are encoded in a genomic region of Oceanisphaera profunda:
- a CDS encoding NfeD family protein gives MLAWHAWLIAALLLLLLELLSLGFFALALGLAALVAMSAALLGLGATVQWFVFALAAGLLAPGLKWLFRRYAPSRRTSFLAGEGQRQEGEITQLETGEYRLRFEGDLFMVRSASNAPLIVGARVKICRFDGITAIID, from the coding sequence TTGCTTGCATGGCATGCGTGGCTAATTGCCGCCTTATTACTGTTATTACTGGAATTGCTGAGCCTAGGCTTCTTTGCACTGGCGTTGGGGTTAGCGGCATTAGTGGCCATGAGTGCTGCGTTGTTAGGGCTGGGAGCAACCGTGCAATGGTTTGTGTTTGCCCTAGCAGCGGGCTTGTTGGCTCCTGGCTTAAAGTGGCTATTTCGCCGGTATGCGCCGTCACGGCGTACCAGCTTCTTGGCCGGCGAAGGTCAACGGCAAGAAGGCGAGATTACCCAGCTTGAAACAGGAGAGTATCGGCTGCGGTTTGAAGGTGACTTATTTATGGTGCGCAGTGCCTCAAACGCCCCGTTAATAGTGGGTGCGCGAGTAAAAATTTGTCGCTTTGATGGCATTACTGCCATTATCGATTAG